The Streptomyces sp. CC0208 genome window below encodes:
- the eda gene encoding bifunctional 4-hydroxy-2-oxoglutarate aldolase/2-dehydro-3-deoxy-phosphogluconate aldolase, with protein MSDTDPAAVLDGARVLPVLTVPSAATAGPLADALVAGGARCAEVTFRTPDAEQVLKTMAAHGGLTVGAGTVLTPDQVDRAVAAGARFVVSPGFDEDVVDRCRELGVPVVPGIASATELMRALRSGLDTVKLFPAEPLGGIPMLRALAAPFPQARFVPTGGIDAPRLPAYLAVPAVLAVGGSWMATAAHLERGEYGEIRRLTAEAVHGSAT; from the coding sequence ATGAGCGACACCGACCCGGCCGCCGTGCTGGACGGCGCCCGCGTGCTGCCGGTGCTGACCGTGCCCTCCGCCGCGACCGCCGGCCCACTGGCCGACGCGCTCGTGGCGGGCGGCGCCCGGTGCGCCGAGGTCACCTTCCGCACCCCCGACGCCGAGCAGGTGCTCAAGACGATGGCCGCCCACGGAGGGCTGACCGTCGGCGCCGGTACGGTCCTCACGCCCGACCAGGTGGACCGTGCCGTGGCGGCGGGAGCCCGTTTCGTGGTCTCGCCCGGCTTCGACGAGGACGTCGTCGACAGGTGCCGTGAGCTGGGCGTGCCCGTGGTGCCCGGCATCGCCTCCGCGACCGAGCTGATGCGCGCCCTGCGGTCCGGCCTCGACACCGTCAAGCTCTTCCCCGCCGAACCCCTCGGCGGCATCCCGATGCTGCGCGCCCTCGCGGCCCCCTTCCCTCAGGCACGGTTCGTGCCGACGGGCGGCATCGACGCTCCGCGCCTGCCCGCCTACCTCGCCGTCCCGGCGGTCCTCGCCGTCGGCGGCAGCTGGATGGCCACCGCTGCCCATCTGGAGCGGGGCGAGTACGGCGAGATCCGCCGGCTGACCGCCGAGGCCGTGCACGGGAGCGCGACGTGA
- a CDS encoding sugar kinase: MNDVVALGEVMLRFDPGEGRIRTARTFQVWEGGGEYNVVRGLRRCFGLRTAVVTALADNQVGQLVEDLILQGGVDTSLIRWVPDDGVGRTARNGLNFVERGYGIRGAVGVSDRAHTAVSQLRKGDIGWDAVFSSGPRWFHTGGVFAGLSDTTVDVADEAMAAARRHGVRVSYDPNYRPSLWAGRGGPDAAREVDLRLARHADVVVGALGLAGPYPGAVRVAADEVPDALVEVAALLPQAEVLATTLRDVPSAGVNDWSSAAWSPRTGFVRGPELPGLHVLDRIGSGDGFAAGLIYALLTPGGDEAGPAGRAAPMADLDTAGLSRALAYGTAHGALTMTTPGDVSMASLTEVEALMAGGSATVRR, from the coding sequence GTGAACGACGTGGTGGCCCTCGGCGAGGTGATGCTCCGCTTCGACCCGGGCGAGGGCAGGATCCGCACCGCCCGCACCTTCCAGGTCTGGGAAGGCGGCGGTGAGTACAACGTCGTCCGCGGACTGCGGCGCTGCTTCGGCCTGCGTACGGCCGTCGTGACCGCCCTCGCCGACAACCAGGTGGGGCAACTGGTCGAGGACCTGATCCTCCAGGGCGGCGTCGACACCTCCCTCATCCGCTGGGTGCCCGACGACGGCGTCGGCCGCACCGCCCGCAACGGCCTCAACTTCGTCGAGCGCGGCTACGGCATCCGGGGCGCGGTGGGCGTCAGCGACCGCGCCCACACGGCCGTCTCGCAGCTGCGCAAGGGGGACATCGGCTGGGACGCGGTCTTCTCCTCGGGGCCGCGCTGGTTCCACACTGGCGGCGTCTTCGCCGGTCTGTCGGACACCACCGTGGACGTCGCGGACGAGGCCATGGCGGCCGCTCGACGGCACGGTGTCAGGGTCTCCTACGACCCCAACTACCGCCCCAGTCTCTGGGCCGGCAGGGGCGGCCCTGACGCCGCCCGCGAGGTCGACCTGCGGCTCGCCCGCCACGCCGACGTCGTGGTGGGCGCCCTGGGCCTGGCGGGGCCGTACCCGGGCGCGGTACGCGTCGCTGCGGACGAGGTGCCCGACGCCCTCGTCGAAGTCGCCGCGCTGCTGCCGCAGGCCGAGGTGCTCGCGACCACCCTGCGGGACGTGCCCTCGGCCGGCGTCAACGACTGGTCCTCGGCCGCCTGGTCGCCCCGTACCGGCTTCGTCCGCGGCCCGGAACTGCCCGGCCTGCACGTCCTGGACCGCATCGGCTCGGGCGACGGCTTCGCGGCCGGTCTGATCTACGCACTGCTGACCCCCGGCGGTGACGAGGCCGGACCGGCGGGCCGTGCCGCACCCATGGCCGACCTCGACACCGCCGGACTGAGCCGAGCCCTGGCCTACGGCACCGCGCACGGCGCCCTCACCATGACCACCCCCGGCGATGTGTCCATGGCCTCGCTCACCGAGGTCGAGGCACTCATGGCAGGCGGCTCCGCCACCGTCAGAAGGTGA
- a CDS encoding aldo/keto reductase — translation MTPHSIGRRKVASTPVELTGLGFGASVIGNLYRVTPAHDAQAAIEAAWEAGIRYFDTAPHYGLGLSERRLGAALAGRPRDAYVVSSKVGRLLVPNEHPRGTDTEGFVVRDDLRRQWDFSRDGVLRSIEDTLERTGLDRLDVVYLHDPDDQWRQAAEEAMPALAELRDQGVIGAIGAGMNQSAMLARFLRETAADVVMLAGRYTLLDQSALDDVLPAAEELGKSVVAVGVFNSGLLSRDHPTEGMKYDYQEAPPELLDRARAIADVCAAHGTTLPAAAIAFPCTHRSIINVTVGMRNPQQVVRNVELHRRYVPDGLWDDLRARGLIRPDVPAAHGPGRSARCL, via the coding sequence TTGACACCGCACAGCATCGGGCGCCGGAAGGTCGCGAGCACCCCGGTCGAGCTCACCGGGCTCGGCTTCGGGGCCTCCGTCATCGGCAACCTCTACAGAGTCACCCCGGCCCACGACGCGCAGGCCGCAATCGAGGCGGCCTGGGAAGCGGGCATCCGGTACTTCGACACCGCCCCGCACTACGGGCTCGGTCTCTCCGAGCGCCGCCTGGGGGCGGCGCTGGCGGGCCGGCCACGTGACGCGTACGTCGTCTCCTCCAAGGTCGGCCGCCTGCTCGTGCCCAACGAGCACCCGCGCGGCACCGACACCGAGGGCTTCGTGGTGCGCGACGACCTGCGCCGACAGTGGGACTTCAGCCGGGACGGGGTGCTCCGCTCCATCGAGGACACGCTGGAACGCACCGGCCTGGACCGCCTGGACGTCGTCTACCTGCACGATCCCGACGACCAGTGGAGGCAGGCGGCCGAGGAGGCAATGCCGGCCCTGGCCGAGCTCCGGGACCAGGGAGTGATCGGCGCGATCGGCGCCGGAATGAACCAGTCGGCCATGCTCGCCCGCTTCCTGCGCGAGACCGCGGCCGACGTGGTGATGCTGGCCGGCCGGTACACCCTCCTCGACCAGTCGGCACTGGACGACGTCCTGCCCGCCGCCGAGGAACTCGGTAAGAGCGTGGTGGCCGTCGGCGTGTTCAACTCGGGCCTGCTCTCCCGCGACCACCCCACCGAGGGCATGAAGTACGACTACCAGGAGGCCCCGCCGGAGCTGCTCGACCGCGCTCGGGCGATCGCCGACGTCTGCGCGGCCCATGGCACCACCCTGCCCGCCGCCGCGATCGCCTTCCCCTGCACCCACCGCAGTATCATCAACGTCACCGTCGGTATGCGAAATCCGCAGCAGGTCGTACGGAACGTAGAACTCCACCGCCGGTACGTCCCCGACGGGCTCTGGGACGATCTCCGCGCCCGGGGACTCATCAGGCCGGACGTGCCCGCGGCGCACGGGCCCGGAAGGAGCGCGCGGTGTCTCTGA
- a CDS encoding FadR/GntR family transcriptional regulator, whose protein sequence is MSLTDKAIVQIRELIRSGALPPGSKLPPEPELAAQLGLSRNLAREAVKALAVARVLEVRRGDGTYVTSLQPSLLLEGLGGAVELLQGDSSALQDLMEVRRLLEPVATALAATRISDEQLAEVERHLNAMRDAQDDVERLNAHDAAFHRAVISATGNETLLTLLESISGRTLRARIWRGLVDTQASGRTLAEHEAIFWALSVRDASLSQAAALLHVSNTELWLRDHLRSGEALPWGVTTGL, encoded by the coding sequence GTGTCTCTGACGGACAAGGCCATCGTGCAGATCCGGGAGCTGATCCGCAGCGGCGCGCTGCCGCCGGGCTCGAAGCTCCCGCCGGAACCGGAGCTGGCCGCTCAGCTGGGCCTCTCCCGCAACCTCGCGCGGGAGGCCGTGAAGGCGCTGGCCGTCGCCCGGGTCCTGGAGGTCCGGCGGGGCGACGGCACCTATGTGACCAGCCTGCAGCCGAGCCTGCTCCTGGAGGGGCTCGGCGGTGCGGTGGAACTGCTGCAGGGCGATTCCTCCGCGCTGCAGGACCTCATGGAGGTACGACGGCTCCTGGAACCGGTCGCCACCGCGCTGGCCGCCACCCGGATCTCCGACGAGCAGCTGGCCGAGGTCGAGCGGCATCTGAACGCCATGCGCGATGCCCAGGACGACGTGGAGCGGCTCAACGCTCACGACGCCGCGTTCCACCGCGCCGTCATCTCGGCCACCGGCAACGAAACGCTCCTCACGCTCCTGGAGAGCATCTCCGGACGCACCCTGCGCGCCCGCATCTGGCGCGGCCTGGTCGACACCCAGGCCTCCGGCCGGACCCTCGCCGAACACGAGGCGATCTTCTGGGCCCTGTCCGTCCGCGACGCCTCCCTCAGCCAGGCCGCCGCACTGCTGCACGTCAGCAACACCGAGCTGTGGCTCAGGGACCACCTGCGGTCGGGAGAAGCCCTTCCGTGGGGCGTGACCACAGGGCTCTGA
- a CDS encoding aromatic ring-hydroxylating dioxygenase subunit alpha gives MPHTTAFARNQWYVAAYSHEVGREELLGRTILGEPLVFYRTEEDGTPVALADRCVHRRFPLHEKPSRLDGDRIVCGYHGFTYDTTGTCVYVPGQKRVPRTARVASYPVVELDSLVWVWIGDPALADADTIPRARHLDSPGWVTVRGMEPIDADYGLLVDNLLDLSHETYLHGGYIGTPEVAETPITTEVDEGAGIVRVSRHMDDAACPPFYAKSTGIEGRITRWQDIEYHAPCLYLLHSRIAPVGVLPETDGSDPNGFHTEITYAITPSSDGHVYDFWMVSRDWATEDAEVTEFLRGNNHTVVMQDVDALNLLQRTLGTERSGYQELSINIDTGGLAARRILARLVEEGDKPVEKVL, from the coding sequence ATGCCTCACACGACCGCCTTCGCCAGGAACCAGTGGTACGTCGCCGCCTACAGCCACGAGGTGGGGCGTGAGGAGCTGCTCGGCCGGACGATCCTCGGTGAGCCGCTCGTCTTCTACCGGACGGAGGAGGACGGGACGCCCGTCGCGCTCGCCGACCGGTGTGTGCACCGCCGGTTCCCGCTGCACGAGAAGCCGAGCCGGCTCGACGGCGACCGGATCGTGTGCGGGTACCACGGGTTCACGTACGACACGACGGGCACCTGTGTGTACGTGCCCGGTCAGAAGCGCGTACCGCGTACCGCGCGCGTCGCCTCGTACCCCGTCGTCGAACTGGACTCCCTGGTCTGGGTGTGGATTGGCGACCCGGCGCTCGCCGACGCCGACACCATCCCGCGGGCCAGGCACCTCGACTCCCCCGGCTGGGTCACCGTCCGCGGCATGGAACCGATCGACGCCGACTACGGCCTGCTGGTCGACAACCTCCTCGACCTCTCCCACGAGACCTATCTGCACGGCGGCTACATCGGCACCCCCGAGGTCGCCGAGACGCCGATCACCACGGAGGTCGACGAGGGCGCGGGCATCGTCCGGGTGAGCCGGCACATGGACGACGCCGCGTGCCCGCCGTTCTATGCCAAGTCCACCGGTATCGAGGGCCGGATCACGCGCTGGCAGGACATCGAGTACCACGCGCCCTGTCTGTATCTGCTGCACAGCCGCATCGCCCCGGTGGGCGTGCTCCCCGAGACCGACGGCAGCGACCCGAACGGCTTCCACACCGAGATCACGTACGCCATCACGCCGTCGAGCGACGGTCACGTGTACGACTTCTGGATGGTCTCGCGGGACTGGGCGACCGAGGACGCCGAGGTCACCGAGTTCCTGCGGGGCAACAACCACACCGTCGTCATGCAGGACGTCGACGCGCTCAACCTGCTCCAGCGGACGCTCGGCACCGAGCGCTCCGGCTACCAGGAGCTCAGCATCAACATCGACACCGGCGGTCTCGCCGCCCGCCGTATCCTCGCCCGTCTCGTCGAGGAGGGCGACAAGCCCGTGGAGAAGGTCCTGTGA
- a CDS encoding PDR/VanB family oxidoreductase produces MSDAYEAELVVDRRDSAADGVLALTLRHPLGEQLPAWEPGAHIDVVLGPGLERQYSLCGDPSDRTAWRIAVLREPAGRGGSAHVHEQLRQGGKVRVRGPRNHFALRPAPRYRFIAGGIGITPILPMLAAAEAEGAEWTLLYGGRTRESMAFTEELSRYGDRVTVAPQDETGLLDLASVLDGVPEDTLVYCCGPGPLLDAVEQRCPAGLLHVERFAPKEQPEGENAEFEVELAQTGTTITVAPDVSVLDAVRASGVEVLFSCTEGTCGTCETDVLDGTPDHRDSVLTDEEREAGETMMICVSRCRGKKLVLDL; encoded by the coding sequence ATGAGTGACGCGTACGAAGCCGAACTCGTCGTCGACCGCAGGGACTCGGCGGCCGACGGCGTGCTCGCCCTCACCCTGCGCCACCCGCTGGGCGAACAGCTCCCGGCGTGGGAGCCCGGCGCCCACATCGACGTGGTGCTCGGCCCCGGCCTGGAGCGGCAGTACTCCCTGTGCGGCGACCCGTCCGACCGCACCGCCTGGCGGATCGCCGTACTCCGCGAGCCCGCCGGGCGCGGCGGATCCGCCCATGTGCACGAACAGTTGAGGCAGGGCGGCAAGGTCCGGGTGCGCGGACCGCGCAACCACTTCGCCCTGCGGCCCGCGCCCCGCTACCGCTTCATCGCGGGCGGCATCGGTATCACACCGATCCTCCCGATGCTCGCGGCGGCGGAGGCCGAGGGCGCCGAGTGGACCCTGCTGTACGGCGGGCGGACCCGTGAATCCATGGCGTTCACCGAGGAGTTGAGCCGCTACGGCGATCGCGTCACCGTCGCCCCGCAGGACGAGACCGGTCTCCTGGACCTCGCCTCGGTGCTGGACGGCGTCCCCGAGGACACCCTCGTCTACTGCTGCGGGCCCGGTCCGCTGCTCGACGCGGTGGAGCAGCGCTGCCCGGCCGGGCTGCTGCACGTGGAACGGTTCGCGCCCAAGGAGCAACCGGAGGGCGAGAACGCGGAGTTCGAGGTCGAGCTGGCGCAGACCGGCACGACGATCACCGTCGCTCCGGACGTCTCCGTGCTCGACGCCGTGCGCGCCTCGGGGGTCGAGGTGCTGTTCTCCTGCACCGAGGGCACTTGCGGCACCTGCGAGACAGACGTCCTCGACGGCACCCCGGACCACCGGGACTCGGTGCTCACGGACGAGGAGCGGGAGGCCGGGGAGACGATGATGATCTGTGTGTCCCGCTGCCGGGGGAAGAAGCTCGTGCTGGACCTGTAA
- a CDS encoding ABC transporter substrate-binding protein, which produces MRRQLAALAAGALLVTASACGSSDDSGAPDPGSSSGGTTTVKLGLIPIVDVAPVYLGQKKGFYSKRGLRLDISTAAGGAAIVPGVASGQFQFGFSNVTSLLIAQSSGVPVQAVSNGIASTGVQGKDFAAIAVKKGSSIKSAKDLEGKKVAINTLKNINESAVRESVRKAGGDPDKVTFVELAFDQMPAALDGGQVDAACAVEPALATIKSQGGQVVASPLVDVAKDTTVALYFTSTRYRQQNADVVKKFQEATAESLAYADAHPDEARAIITTYTKIPASVLAQVTLPKWPAEPNKASIEALAKLGENDGFFKKTPDVDALLP; this is translated from the coding sequence ATGCGTCGTCAGCTCGCCGCTCTCGCCGCCGGAGCGTTACTGGTCACCGCGTCGGCCTGTGGTTCGTCCGACGACTCGGGGGCCCCGGACCCGGGATCGTCGTCCGGCGGCACCACCACCGTCAAGCTCGGCCTCATTCCGATCGTCGATGTCGCGCCCGTCTATCTGGGCCAGAAAAAGGGCTTCTACAGCAAGCGCGGACTCCGGCTCGACATCTCGACCGCCGCCGGGGGTGCGGCGATCGTGCCCGGGGTCGCGAGCGGGCAGTTCCAGTTCGGCTTCTCCAACGTCACCTCCCTGCTGATCGCCCAGTCCTCCGGCGTACCGGTCCAGGCGGTCTCCAACGGCATCGCCTCAACAGGCGTGCAGGGCAAGGACTTCGCGGCCATCGCGGTGAAGAAGGGCAGCTCGATCAAGTCCGCGAAGGACCTGGAGGGCAAGAAGGTCGCCATCAACACGCTGAAGAACATCAACGAGTCCGCGGTGCGCGAGTCGGTCCGCAAGGCCGGCGGCGACCCGGACAAGGTGACGTTCGTGGAGCTGGCCTTCGACCAGATGCCGGCCGCTCTCGACGGCGGCCAGGTCGACGCGGCCTGCGCGGTCGAGCCCGCGCTCGCCACGATCAAGAGCCAGGGCGGCCAGGTGGTCGCCTCCCCGCTGGTGGACGTGGCCAAGGACACCACCGTCGCCCTGTACTTCACCTCGACGCGGTACCGGCAGCAGAACGCCGACGTGGTGAAGAAGTTCCAGGAGGCCACCGCCGAGTCCCTCGCCTACGCCGACGCCCACCCGGACGAGGCACGCGCGATCATCACGACGTACACCAAGATCCCGGCCTCGGTGCTGGCGCAGGTGACATTGCCGAAGTGGCCGGCCGAGCCGAACAAGGCCTCCATCGAGGCGCTCGCGAAGCTGGGCGAGAACGACGGGTTCTTCAAGAAGACCCCCGACGTCGACGCGCTGCTTCCGTGA
- a CDS encoding ABC transporter permease has translation MRLQNAALGAAGFAAFLALGEAVPRLGLVKEEYFPPTSRIARALADELSDGTFWTALGDTLTGWALGLAIAASAGIVIGVIVSVVPYLREATASTIEFLRPIPSVALIPLAVLLYGSELRSVLLLVVYASFWQVLIQTLYGVQDVDPVADETARSYGLGAWARIRYVLWPTALPYVMTGVRLAAAVALILAITGELVIGAPGLGARIAVAQNSQAVPEMYALIVVTGVLGLLINVGARTVERRALAWHQSVRGEVAV, from the coding sequence GTGAGACTCCAGAACGCGGCGCTGGGCGCCGCCGGGTTCGCGGCCTTTCTCGCCCTGGGCGAGGCGGTGCCGCGGCTCGGTCTGGTCAAGGAGGAGTACTTCCCGCCGACCAGCCGGATCGCGCGCGCCCTCGCCGACGAGCTCTCCGACGGCACCTTCTGGACGGCGCTCGGCGACACCCTCACCGGCTGGGCCCTGGGCCTGGCCATCGCCGCCTCGGCCGGGATCGTCATCGGCGTGATCGTCTCGGTCGTGCCGTATCTGCGCGAGGCGACCGCCTCGACGATCGAGTTCCTGCGCCCGATCCCCTCGGTCGCCCTGATTCCGCTGGCGGTGCTGCTGTACGGCAGCGAACTGCGCTCGGTGCTGCTCCTCGTCGTGTACGCGAGCTTCTGGCAGGTCCTCATCCAGACGCTCTACGGCGTCCAGGACGTCGACCCGGTCGCCGACGAGACGGCACGGTCCTACGGTCTGGGTGCCTGGGCGCGGATCCGGTACGTGCTGTGGCCGACCGCGCTGCCGTATGTGATGACCGGGGTGCGACTGGCCGCGGCCGTCGCCCTGATCCTCGCCATCACCGGTGAACTCGTCATCGGGGCACCGGGGTTGGGCGCCAGGATCGCGGTGGCGCAGAACTCGCAGGCGGTGCCGGAGATGTACGCGCTGATCGTGGTGACCGGCGTTCTGGGGCTGCTCATCAACGTCGGCGCGCGTACCGTGGAGCGACGGGCGCTGGCCTGGCACCAGTCGGTGCGCGGGGAGGTGGCGGTGTGA
- a CDS encoding ABC transporter permease yields MKRLLRRLVLVLALPALLVVVWWLASDGSTDVFWPPLRTILRTFPDVWTADRLRDDVLPSIWRLVAGYALAAVVGVAAGTVIGSYRRVRAVCEPVLEFLRAVPPPVLIPVIMLFAGIGDTMKVTVIASGCVWPILLNTVEGVRAVDPVMLETARSYGITGPSRLRNLVLPSAGPQIFAGLRQALSLGIILMVISEMFAASNGIGFTIVQFQRSFAVPDMWTGILVLGLLGFVLSVVFQLVERRVLAWYHGLRASARRSP; encoded by the coding sequence GTGAAGCGGCTCCTGCGGCGGCTCGTCCTCGTGCTCGCGCTGCCCGCGCTGCTGGTCGTGGTCTGGTGGCTGGCCTCGGACGGCAGCACCGACGTCTTCTGGCCGCCGCTGCGCACGATCCTGCGGACCTTCCCGGACGTGTGGACCGCCGACCGCCTGCGCGACGACGTCCTGCCCAGCATCTGGCGCCTGGTGGCCGGTTACGCGCTGGCGGCCGTCGTGGGGGTCGCCGCCGGCACGGTCATCGGCTCCTACCGGCGGGTGCGGGCCGTGTGCGAACCGGTCCTGGAGTTCCTGCGGGCGGTCCCCCCACCGGTCCTGATCCCGGTCATCATGCTGTTCGCGGGCATCGGCGACACCATGAAGGTCACCGTCATCGCGAGCGGCTGCGTCTGGCCGATCCTGCTCAACACCGTCGAAGGCGTGCGCGCGGTCGACCCGGTGATGCTGGAGACGGCCCGCTCCTACGGCATCACCGGCCCCTCGCGGCTGCGCAACCTGGTGCTGCCCTCGGCCGGCCCGCAGATCTTCGCGGGCCTGCGTCAGGCGCTGTCCCTCGGCATCATCCTGATGGTCATCAGCGAGATGTTCGCGGCCAGCAACGGCATCGGCTTCACCATCGTCCAGTTCCAGCGCAGCTTCGCGGTCCCCGACATGTGGACCGGGATCCTCGTCCTCGGTCTGCTGGGGTTCGTCCTCTCCGTCGTCTTCCAGCTGGTCGAGCGGCGGGTCCTCGCCTGGTACCACGGCCTGCGCGCCTCGGCCCGGCGGTCCCCGTGA
- a CDS encoding ABC transporter ATP-binding protein, which translates to MHPLLGVSGLNKVYEGSGRRVEAVRDLTFTVDAGELVCLVGPSGCGKTTLLKCMGGLLTPTAGEVHLSGRKVTGPPPGMAFVFQEYGRSLFPWMRVADNVELPLKQKNLPKSRRRELVADALESVDLSDAASAYPWQLSGGMQQRVAIARALAYEPEVLLMDEPFAAVDAQTRADLEDLVRRLWRERGITILFVTHDIDEAVYLGERVIVLSASPTVVQEQLKVDLPDERDQIHTRVTPRFAELRTHVYEQIQAAKRGVVREAPVTKSDTPPLH; encoded by the coding sequence ATGCACCCGCTTCTCGGCGTGTCCGGCCTGAACAAGGTCTACGAGGGGTCCGGCCGCCGCGTGGAGGCGGTCCGCGACCTCACCTTCACCGTCGATGCGGGCGAACTCGTCTGTCTCGTCGGCCCTTCGGGCTGCGGCAAGACGACCCTGCTGAAGTGCATGGGCGGCCTGCTCACGCCGACGGCCGGCGAAGTCCACCTGTCGGGACGGAAGGTGACCGGCCCCCCGCCCGGGATGGCCTTCGTCTTCCAGGAGTACGGCCGCAGCCTCTTCCCCTGGATGCGCGTCGCCGACAACGTCGAACTCCCCCTGAAGCAGAAGAACCTGCCCAAATCGCGACGCCGCGAGCTGGTCGCCGACGCACTGGAGTCGGTGGACCTGTCGGACGCCGCCTCGGCGTATCCCTGGCAGCTCTCCGGCGGTATGCAGCAGCGCGTCGCGATCGCCCGGGCGCTCGCGTACGAGCCCGAGGTCCTGTTGATGGACGAGCCGTTCGCGGCCGTGGACGCCCAGACCCGCGCCGATCTGGAGGATCTTGTACGCCGACTGTGGCGGGAGCGCGGCATCACCATCCTGTTCGTCACCCACGACATCGACGAGGCCGTGTACCTGGGCGAACGCGTGATCGTGCTGTCCGCCTCCCCCACGGTCGTGCAGGAGCAGCTGAAGGTCGATCTGCCGGACGAGCGGGACCAGATACACACGCGGGTGACCCCGCGCTTCGCCGAACTGCGCACCCATGTGTACGAGCAGATCCAGGCGGCCAAGCGCGGGGTCGTGCGGGAGGCTCCGGTCACGAAGTCCGATACGCCTCCACTTCACTGA